A stretch of DNA from Phalacrocorax carbo chromosome 16, bPhaCar2.1, whole genome shotgun sequence:
AAccagccttctcttcctctttctctcctcacAGATATAAGGTGCTTAATGCCAGTGCGATCCCAGAGGGACAGTTCATTGATAGCAAGAAGGCTTCTGAGAAGCTCCTTGGGTCCATCGATGTGGACCACACCCAGTACAAATTTGGCCACACCAAGGTACAAACCCTCCCTGACTCTCTCACTGTGTGCCTGTGCTTTGCTCTACCTGACTGTGACCTGCTACAACATTCCTTTCTCAAGGTGTTCTTCAAAGCTGGGCTGCTGGGACTCCTGGAGGAGATGAGGGATGAGAAGCTGGCACAGCTCATCACCCGCACACAGGCCAGGTGCAGGGGCTTCCTGATGAGAGTGGAGTACCAGAGAATGGTGGAGAGGAGGTAGGCATTTCTTCAAATTAGGTTCACCGTATTTGGCTTATTGTGTCATCATGGTCTAAATATTTACTATTAATTTGACTTACCTTTCAGAGAGTCCATTTTCTGCATCCAGTACAACATTCGTGCATTCATGAACGTGAAGCACTGGCCCTGGATGAAGCTGTTCTTCAAGATCAAGCCCTTGCTGAAGAGTGCAGAATCTGAGAAGGAGATGGCCAACATGaaggaagaatttgaaaaaacCAAGGAAGAACTTGCAAAGTCTGAGGCAAAGAGGaaagagctggaggagaaaatggTGAAACtggtgcaggaaaaaaatgatctGCAGCTCCAAGTGCAGGCTGTgagtaatattttatatttttttttagagggGAACTGAGTAAATAAGATCTAACTGTTCTTTCATACTGCAGAACTCTCAAATTGCACACTAAATGtccttaaaaaatattttaatctgaatACCATGTAAATAAAGGGGAAATTCAGGCCATGTTCTTTCCCCACGCAGACTCACTATTACAAAGTAGAGTTTAAGCTAAAGAATGACTTTTTAGTCTTAATGCCTACATATATATAGCTCTATGTGAGTTCATGTCATAAAGTCTCATTATAGTCACTGTAGTGTATTTAGGAGATTGGTGGCAGTGATTCAGCTGACCAACTATTCTGCCTTAATTCAGTTATTGGAATGAAGAGCCTAGTGCCATTTCTTATGGCACAGCTACTGCTTCCAGAAGACATAGATGCCCATTATGCTATGACATAAGCTTTGCGTGTTTGTCTCCAATGCCATTTGGCCTCTTGGAAACTTAGGTAGCACTCTTGAGCTGAAGTGTCCATTTCAGGTCAAGATCAATCTTGTTCCAGTGTCCACTGACTATGTTTGCTGGGTATAAAATTACAAATGGGAGCCTCAACTATTCTCTCAGTGGTGGAATTATTTACATGTCTCAATACTTCCACATAAATTTGAATATGGTACATTATAAAATGCATTCACTTTCTAAAGAAGTAAAGGGAAACATCAATTAAATCCAAGTAGTCCACTGACACACCTGAAGTAAACAAGGTGAAAAGAAATGGAGCTAGACACAGTAtctgatgacaaaaaaaaaaaatagagaaatcaTAAAAATTCTTCTAAATTTATAATTTGTAATGTAATTGCACAGTAAACTTTTCCTCAAAAGTAATCTCAAAGGTCTTAGTGATACACATCTATCACTTGAGCATTAAAtaacatttcctttattttatcaCCAGGAAGCTGATGCTTTGGCTGATGCTGAGGAAAGATGTGACCAGCtcatcaaaaccaaaatccagCTGGAAGCCAAAATTAAGGAGGTGACTGAAAGAGccgaggatgaggaggaaatTAATGCTGAGCTGACAGCCAAGAAGAGGAAACTGGAGGATGAATGTTCAGAGCTGAAGAAAGATATTGATGACCTTGAGTTAACGCTGGCCAAGgttgagaaggaaaaacatgccACTGAAAACAAGGTATAAAGCACAACCTGTCCCTCTCACTCCAAAAAAAAGAGCACTGTGCTGTTACAGGTCTTCTGTATCTACTTCCTTTCTTTACACTTGCTGCCTTCTCCTCAAAGGTGAAAAACCTCACAGAGGAGATGGCAGCCCTGGACGAGACCATTGCCAAGCtgacaaaagagaagaaagcccTCCAAGAGGCCCATCAGCAGACACTGGATGACCTGCAGGCAGAAGAGGACAAAGTCAATACGCTGACCAAAGCTAAGAccaagctggagcagcaagtggACGATGTAAGCACGCAGGCATAGAGCAAGGACAGGACAGGTATGGAGTGAGACGTGGCTGGCAGAGCACCGATGGTCTTGTTCTGTTTAGCTGGAGGGGTCCCTGgagcaagagaagaaactgcGCATGGACCTTGAGAGAGCCAAGAGGAAACTCGAAGGAGACCTGAAGCTGGCCCATGACAGCATAATGGACTTGGAAAATGATAAGCAGCAGCTGGACGAGAAACTGAAGAAGTGAGTGTGTCTGTGGGGCACctcagtgctgggctggggcgCTTGGGTGGTTTTGTTCAGGCACTAACATGGCTTTCTTTGCCCAAAGGAAAGACTTTGAAATCAGCCAGATCCAGAGCAAAATTGAGGATGAGCAAGCCCTGGGCATGCAATTACAGAAGAAGATCAAGGAGCTGCAGGCAAGTCTGtgtcccttcccctctctcacCCAGTCTCGGCTCAGGTAGGAGGAGGGCCTGGGTGCAAAGGGTCCCTAAATGTTCCCCAGGCTCGTATTGAGGAACTGGAGGAGGAAATTGAGGCAGAGCGAACCTCTCGGGCAAAAGCAGAGAAGCATCGGGCTGACCTCTCGAGGGAGCTAGAGGAGATCAGCGAGCGcttggaggaagcaggaggggCTACGGCAGCTCAGGTTGAGATGAACAAGAAGCGTGAGGCAGAATTTCAGAAGATGCGCCGCGACCTCGAAGAGGCCACGCTGCAGCACGAAGCGACGGCTGCCGCCCTGCGGAAGAAGCATGCGGACAGCACCGCTGAGCTTGGGGAGCAGATCGACAACCTGCAACGGGTGAAGcagaagctggagaaggagaagagtGAGCTGAAGATGGAGATTGACGACTTGGCCAGCAACATGGAGTCCGTCTCTAAAGCCAAGgtactgaaaaatatattgaaaacaacttaaaaataattaatgttgaaacacatcttttaaaatatggtcAGGTTACAATATAACTCTCTATGTCTATATGGAACTGTATTTCTAACCTTCTGAAACCAATGAGCAACATAGCTTGCACGTGTTCAAATTTTTCTAGTGAGGATCATGGTGTTCAGAATAAGGGTGTGCCCAGACACTGATCTTTCTCTGTAATTTCCACAGGCAAATTTGGAGAAGATGTGCCGCACACTGGAAGACCAGCTGAGTGAGATTAAGACAAAAGAAGAAGAGCACCAACGCATGATCAATGACCTCAATGCTCAGAGAGCTCGTCTCCAGACAGAATCAGGTGTGAGAGACTCCTCTGTGCCGTGGAATGGGAGAGCATCCTATACCAGTTTGTTTGGTTCATGAATGCAATGAATATATATCCTGTCTATATGTTGCCTAGGTGAATATTCGCGCCAGGTAGAGGAGAAAGATGCTCTGATTTCTCAGCTGTCAAGAGGCAAGCAGGCTTTCACCCAACAGATTGAGGAACTCAAGAGGCACTTAGAGGAAGAGATAAAGGTGATGACTTTTCCTACAGCTGGCCAGTGAAAACGCTCTTAACCTCATGATTAATGCAGTTAGTGGATTTTTTACTCCAGGCTTACTTCTGCCTTCACTGCAAACAGCTACTCCCTTCCAGTGGTCATGTTTGCAGTGTTATATTAATCCATTGGAAGAGATTTCCCAGGATATTACCATTCCTTGTCCCAATACCACTCTCTACCCAGGCCAAGAACGCCCTGGCCCACGCCTTGCAGTCTGCTCGCCACGACTGTGACTTGCTCCGGGAACAGTatgaggaggagcaggaagcCAAGGGGGAGCTGCAGCGCGCCCTGTCCAAGGCCAACAGCGAAGTGGCCCAGTGGAGAACCAAATACGAGACAGACGCTATTCAGCGCacggaggagctggaggaggccaaGTGCGTGAGGAATAAGGGGAAGGCTGGCAGAAATCAATAAGGGATATCTGAAGAGACCACTGAGATACTGAGATGTGAAAGCCTAGTAGTGGGTTGAGGAGGAGTTATATGAAACAGGAATATGTACTATTAGGGGTGTGGTTTTTGAAAAACGCAAAGAAATTGCATGTCAAAAAATGCAGGAGAAAGGCCATGTGTGGTGTGGGCAGTCAGATAGCTAGGccctggggaaagaaaaagggaagaaaactgaCTGACTGAGATAGGTTCTGCACCATGTGCATGGGGACCAATTACTACCAAGGGCCTCAGCCCTGTGCTGAAAATGAATAAACTATGTCCATTTCAGTCCTCATGTTATGAGCTCTTCTAACCACCTCCCAGGAAGAAGCTGGCACAGCGcctgcaggatgcagaggaaCACGTTGAAGCTGTGAATGCCAAATGTGCCTCCCtggaaaagacaaagcagaggctgcagaatGAAGTGGAGGACTTGATGATTGATGTGGAGCGATCGAACGCTGCCTGCGCAGCTCTGGATAAGAAGCAGAAGAACTTTGACAAGGTCTGTTGGGCTCCAGATGTGGGGTTCCTGGGCAGAGCATCCCCTCCTGATTGCCACATCCATACCGAGgtcctctttctcttcagatCCTGGCAGAATGGAAGCAGAAGTATGAGGAAACGCAGGCTGAGCTGGAAGCCTCCCAGAAGGAGTCTCGCTCTCTCAGCACGGAGCTCTTTAAGATGAAGAATGCCTATGAGGAGTCCTTGGACCACCTGGAAACGCTGAAGCGTGAGAACAAGAACTTGCAGCGTAAGTCCCTGgccctctgctgctggcagggctttcCCACGATCCACCACTACCCACCGCTCCACAGGGGCctgtgcctccagctctgcacagaTGCCTGTCACCGTGGTGTGGCAGGGCCCTTCCCATTCTGCTCTGGGCCTGACCGTGCCGTGGGTCTTTGTTTGCACAGAGGAGATTTCCGACCTCACGGAGCAGATTGCGGAGGGAGGAAAGGCGATTCATGAGCTGGAGAAAGTCAAGAAGCAGATCGAGCAGGAGAAGTCTGAAATCCAGGCTGCCTTGGAGGAAGCTGAGGTACATGCCTGTAATCGTTGATTTCCAGAGGAACTGAGGAGCAGTGTGAGAAATAAAACTTAGGGCTGTGAAGAAAAGTCAAGGCCTCATTTTCCACAGCAAAACAGTCCCATTTTTCTGTGTAGGAGGTAGTTTGGAAGAGAACGGCCGTAGGAAAGAAATCCCTTCCTTGACACAATGTTTTTCTCTTATTCAGGCCTCCCTAGAGCATGAAGAGGGGAAGATCCTGCGCCTCCAGCTTGAGCTCAACCAGGTGAAGTCTGAGATTGACAGGAAGATAGCAGAGAAGGATGAGGAGATCGACCAGCTGAAGAGAAACCACCTCAGAATTGTGGAGTCCATGCAGAGCACCCTGGACGCTGAGATCAGGAGCAGGAATGAAGCCTTGCGGCTGAAGAAGAAGATGGAGGGAGACCTGAATGAAATGGAGATCCAGCTGAGCCACGCCAACCGCCAGGCTGCAGAGGCACAAAAGAACCTGAGAAACACACAGGGAGTGCTCAAGGTATGTTAGGTTAAGGATGTAAACACAGGTGGCTTGCTTTTCTAATATGGAATCATTgactcatagaatggtttggtttggaagggactCAAAActctgtccaacctgaccttggacacttccaatgatggggcatccacaatgCCCTGTCACTTGAGACCTAGGAGGAcagatcagcacctccctcttcaCGTCCTCTCCTCAGGAggctgtagagagcaatgaggtttCCCCTCAGCATGCCTCTCTCCAAAAAAGACAAACCTCGTgtctcagctgttcctcagaGGATATAGCTCCtagccctttcaccagctttgttggcCTCCTCTAGGTGCATTCAGGTACCttaacatccttcttaaactgtgaGGCCTGGAACTGCACAGAATACTCAAGGTGAAGCCACACAAAAGCTTAATACAACAggaattcagctccagctgtgccatAGCTTTCCTGATCCAATCTCTACACAtccaggcagcatccctataTTCTTCCCAGGATACACGTCTTTGGTTCCACTGcctatgcatttttttcttacacattAGTTGGACCCGGAGGTCCTTACTCAGCTATGCTGTTCTCCTGCCTTCTTTGCCTAATTGATTACACATGGGAATGGAGAGCTCTTGcactgtaagaaaaatgttaaagagCTGCaaactcttttcttcttctttatcCCTGGGGTCCCAACCAGTAATTCCTTAAAGAACTGAAATTCCACTCTCCTAAAATTCAGGGCCTTGACCTTGTGCTTCATCTGGCCTGTATACCTCAACATTCTGAATGCCACCAgggcatgatcactgcagcccaggctgctaCCAATCTTGACATTTCTAACTAGTTCATTTGTGTTGGTAAGCAACAGGTCCAGTAATGCTTCTCCTCCAGTTGGTCTGTCTATCCCCTGGATGAAGATATTATCCTTGATTCAGTCCAGGATTCTCCTGGACTGCTTACAGCTTGctatgctgcttttccagcagatgtcagggtgATTGAAGTCCCCAGCAGGATCAGAGCCTGCACTGTTATACTTTCCATAGctgaagtaaaaatactttGCCAACAGGCTCCCCTCGGTCAGGTGGCCTCTAATACACACCAGCCATGATGTTTCCTTTGTTGGTTTAGCCTCTAAATTTTACTCATAAACTCTCAACGTGGGCCatcactgtttttcaaagacaaCTTCGTGCAATCAATCCATTTTTTACATAGAGGGCAACCTGctcacctctccttccttgtctGTCCCCTCTGAACAGTTTATAGCTCCTgactgcagcactccagtcatgtGATTCATCCCACCAAGTTTTGGTGACAATGATTAGATCCTAGCTTTCTAGCTGCACAGTGGCTTCCAACTGGTCTTGTTTGTTACCCATGCAACGTGCATTGCTATAGAGACACTTCAGTTGGGCTATCAACCATATCTcctttttagaggaaaaaaccctaattcCTGTGGAGCATTTAATAGATGTTCCCCTGTTGCTTCATAACCCaacagcagccccaggctcttATCTGTTACTCAAAACTCCATTCCCTTCCCGTTCTAAGtgtaaaaatcatagaatcatagagtcgtcaaggttggaaaagacctctaggataatcaagtccaaccatcaacccaacactaccatgcttcctaaaccatgccctgaagagACACATCTACATCttttttgaaaacctccagggacggtgactcccccacctctctgggcagcctgttccaatgtctggccactccttcagtgaagaaatttttcctaatatccaatctaaaactcccctgacgcagcttgaagccatttccttttgttctatCCCAAGTTactacttgggagaagaggccaccacccacctcactacagcctcctttcaggtagttgtagagagtgataaggtctcccctcagcctcttcttttcCAGACTAATCTGTAGTTTTAAGCTCTGGTCAGCTTGTTGGCAAAGACCCTCTTGCCCCACTTAGTCAGGTGAATCCTATCAGCTCTCAACAGACCGAGATTCTCAAAGGTAGATCCATGATCACAGAAACCAAAACCTTGAATATGGCACCAGCTAGATAACCAGGCATTCACCTGTTCAATTTTCCTCCTACTTCTTGGACACCTTCCTTTGACTGGGAGGATAAAGGAGAACATCACATGTGTTCCAGATCTTTTTAACGTTTCCCCAAGGAACATACAGTTTCTTCTGATGGTTATAAATTGCCTTGTTGTAATATCATTAAAGCCTACATAGAATAGTAGGAGCAGATGATAATCTGAAAGGTTCACTGGGTTTGGCAGCCTCTCATTGACATCACAAATGCAAGTTTCTTGTAGGCAGCAAACCTCTGGAGAAATTGTCTGGATGGTAAATGGGTGTTTTGGTGCCTTTCTGTGAGGGATCTCAAATTACTAATATGTGCTTTTCTGGTGGTTCTGGTTCTAATGCAAGTGGATGGTTAGACCAACTTTACATGGTTGATTTTCCTGGATCCTGTCAGTTACTCATGTGGTCTTGATTTTTCAACCTCAGAACACTGTGTCTGTTATATAGGGGCACTTAGGATGGTAGAAGGTTCCTTATTCTGCCACAAGAAGAGACAAAGGTCTAGTTTGCTACATCTTCTAAGCTACCAGTGTCAGCTGGAGTTCAGGCACAGCCTTAAATTTGGGCAGGGCTGTCACTCAGCCTGGGACAGCAGAAAATACCATGTATCAATCTCCTACTCGCATTCTTAGATACTATGCATATACTGACATACTAATtctgcatataaatatataatatatctataaacatatatataaaatacaacCATAATAATTATTACACTGGTGGTAATTTACATTGTGCAACAGTGTGTGAAGCCTTAGAATTTATCTTCTCTCTCTTACCAGGATACCCAGATACACTTGGATGATGCTCTCAGGTCACAGGAGGACCTGAAGGAGCAGGTGGCCATGGTGGAGCGCAGGGCAAACCTGTTGCAGGCTGAAATTGAGGAGCTACGGGCGGCCCTGGAGCAGACGGAGCGGTCAAGGAAAGTGGCTGAGCAGGAACTGATGGATGCAAGTGAGAGAGTTCAGCTCCTCCACACTCAGGTTAGATTCATGACATTGAGACTCTCAAAAGCcaggggttttttcccattccATATTTTTCATTGGTGCACATTCTTAAAGCATCTCTTGTAATAACATGAACAAGAGTTATTACCCTTGTATGAAGAATTGGATTATAGCTAAATGAGTAGGATGACATTAAGAGTAGTCAGAG
This window harbors:
- the LOC104045605 gene encoding myosin heavy chain, skeletal muscle, adult-like → MASADSEMAVFGAAAPYLRKSEKERIEAQNKPFDAKTSVFVVHPKESFVKGTIQSKESGKVTVKTEGGETLTVKDDQIFSMNPPKYDKIEDMAMMTHLHEPAVLYNLKERYAAWMIYTYSGLFCVTVNPYKWLPVYNPEVVLAYRGKKRQEAPPHIFSISDNAYQFMLTDRENQSILITGESGAGKTVNTKRVIQYFATIAASGDKKKEEQQSGKMQGTLEDQIISANPLLEAFGNAKTVRNDNSSRFGKFIRIHFGATGKLASADIETYLLEKSRVTFQLKAERSYHIFYQIMSNKKPELIDMLLITTNPYDYHFVSQGEITVPSINDQEELMATDSAIDILGFTADEKTAIYKLTGAVMHYGNLKFKQKQREEQAEPDGTEVADKAAYLMGLNSADLLKALCYPRVKVGNEYVTKGQTVQQVNNSVGALAKAVYEKMFLWMVVRINQQLDTKQPRQYFIGVLDIAGFEIFDFNSLEQLCINFTNEKLQQFFNHHMFVLEQEEYKKEGIEWTFIDFGMDLAACIELIEKPMGIFSILEEECMFPKATDTSFKNKLYDQHLGKSSNFQKPKPAKGKAEAHFSLVHYAGTVDYNITGWLEKNKDPLNETVIGLYQKSSVKTLALLFASYGGAEAEASGGGAGGGKKGGKKKGSSFQTVSALFRENLNKLMTNLRSTHPHFVRCIIPNETKTPGAMEHELVLHQLRCNGVLEGIRICRKGFPSRVLYADFKQRYKVLNASAIPEGQFIDSKKASEKLLGSIDVDHTQYKFGHTKVFFKAGLLGLLEEMRDEKLAQLITRTQARCRGFLMRVEYQRMVERRESIFCIQYNIRAFMNVKHWPWMKLFFKIKPLLKSAESEKEMANMKEEFEKTKEELAKSEAKRKELEEKMVKLVQEKNDLQLQVQAEADALADAEERCDQLIKTKIQLEAKIKEVTERAEDEEEINAELTAKKRKLEDECSELKKDIDDLELTLAKVEKEKHATENKVKNLTEEMAALDETIAKLTKEKKALQEAHQQTLDDLQAEEDKVNTLTKAKTKLEQQVDDLEGSLEQEKKLRMDLERAKRKLEGDLKLAHDSIMDLENDKQQLDEKLKKKDFEISQIQSKIEDEQALGMQLQKKIKELQARIEELEEEIEAERTSRAKAEKHRADLSRELEEISERLEEAGGATAAQVEMNKKREAEFQKMRRDLEEATLQHEATAAALRKKHADSTAELGEQIDNLQRVKQKLEKEKSELKMEIDDLASNMESVSKAKANLEKMCRTLEDQLSEIKTKEEEHQRMINDLNAQRARLQTESGEYSRQVEEKDALISQLSRGKQAFTQQIEELKRHLEEEIKAKNALAHALQSARHDCDLLREQYEEEQEAKGELQRALSKANSEVAQWRTKYETDAIQRTEELEEAKKKLAQRLQDAEEHVEAVNAKCASLEKTKQRLQNEVEDLMIDVERSNAACAALDKKQKNFDKILAEWKQKYEETQAELEASQKESRSLSTELFKMKNAYEESLDHLETLKRENKNLQQEISDLTEQIAEGGKAIHELEKVKKQIEQEKSEIQAALEEAEASLEHEEGKILRLQLELNQVKSEIDRKIAEKDEEIDQLKRNHLRIVESMQSTLDAEIRSRNEALRLKKKMEGDLNEMEIQLSHANRQAAEAQKNLRNTQGVLKDTQIHLDDALRSQEDLKEQVAMVERRANLLQAEIEELRAALEQTERSRKVAEQELMDASERVQLLHTQNTSLINTKKKLETDIAQIQGEMEDTIQEARNAEEKAKKAITDAAMMAEELKKEQDTSAHLERMKKNLDQTVKDLQHRLDEAEQLALKGGKKQIQKLEARVRELEGEVDAEQKRSAEAVKGVRKYERRVKELTYQSEEDRKNILRLQDLVDKLQMKVKSYKRQAEEAEELSNVNLSKFRKIQHELEEAEERADIAESQVNKLRAKSREFHGKKIEEEE